A portion of the Hoylesella buccalis ATCC 35310 genome contains these proteins:
- a CDS encoding RNA polymerase sigma factor — MRKLNELSDEELAVAYINGNNHAFDLLLSRNQSKIFSYILFVVRDRDVADDVFQETFVKVITKLQQRKYTVTGKFCAWVMRIAHNIIMDMYREQKSEKIVEATEDNDLSNFGSKELLDENIESKFVNEQILCDVKKMMNLLPTAQREVVYMRFYQQLSFKEIADTTNVSINTALGRMRYAIINLRKMAQEHQMELRMM; from the coding sequence ATGAGGAAGCTGAATGAGCTGTCAGATGAGGAATTGGCAGTGGCGTATATCAATGGTAATAACCACGCTTTTGATTTATTATTGTCGCGCAATCAGTCAAAGATATTCTCTTATATCCTGTTTGTTGTAAGGGATAGGGATGTGGCTGACGATGTCTTTCAAGAAACCTTTGTGAAGGTCATCACCAAGTTACAGCAGAGGAAGTATACCGTTACGGGTAAGTTTTGCGCATGGGTCATGCGCATTGCCCATAACATCATCATGGACATGTATCGCGAACAGAAATCTGAAAAGATTGTTGAGGCTACAGAAGACAATGACTTGTCAAACTTTGGCAGTAAGGAATTGTTAGACGAGAACATTGAGAGTAAGTTTGTCAACGAACAAATTCTCTGCGATGTCAAGAAGATGATGAACCTTTTGCCTACCGCTCAGCGTGAAGTGGTGTACATGCGATTCTATCAACAGCTGTCATTCAAAGAGATAGCTGACACCACGAATGTAAGTATCAATACGGCCTTGGGGCGCATGCGTTATGCCATCATCAATCTGAGGAAGATGGCTCAAGAGCATCAGATGGAATTACGAATGATGTAA
- a CDS encoding phosphatase PAP2 family protein, whose translation MNIHHPVSRQFIVCVTLFLLLSKAVFSAVTDTTALTPSPILTPVTNFNAKKALKQDFTYMGLGFIASGFIVKSRKEDFRSLRHYFQPTFKTTWDNYAQYSPLLTTWVLNTAGVQGRSSLQRLAVSNAMSFVMMAGIVNTMKHTTKELRPDGTKRNSFPSGHTATAFVAATILHKEYGLTRSPWYSIAGYSVATATGICRILNNRHWVNDVLVGAGIGILATDIGYALGDLIFKDKGLRRSNLEDITPNISNRPSFFAINIDMAARMQRFKAPEVYDHYDENMQPYAPGSTQGSSHPLGLKLNLGASIGVAVESAYFLNDYIGIGGRLRVTTMPVTSTVDLSHGFKYNMYAHGLQNDLKEKFVNFVGLESNHVGMFDFSAGAYFSYPLTSRLRLGSKVLIGRRHTTDYDIDAIADVDVEGLRNALTPISANDKQYFKSPDEKGELTRWLDDLGDGRGIHDGKFLTIKSNKTPLYSTGLSLTWAYKHGMSFKTNLNYDYAEPEYTYELRNRVQESQDGTRTYLTDTFKRRTPMHQPSFSFGMAFNF comes from the coding sequence ATGAACATTCATCATCCTGTTTCACGTCAATTCATCGTATGCGTGACGCTGTTCTTGCTGCTATCGAAAGCTGTTTTTTCCGCTGTGACTGACACTACGGCGTTAACACCATCCCCCATCCTCACACCTGTTACTAATTTCAATGCGAAGAAGGCATTGAAACAAGATTTCACATACATGGGATTGGGATTCATCGCCTCGGGATTTATCGTGAAATCTCGCAAAGAAGACTTTCGTTCTCTCCGACATTATTTTCAACCAACGTTCAAGACCACTTGGGACAACTACGCACAATACAGCCCTCTGCTAACAACGTGGGTGCTGAACACGGCTGGCGTTCAAGGACGAAGCTCACTTCAACGTCTTGCTGTAAGCAACGCCATGTCGTTTGTCATGATGGCAGGAATAGTCAACACCATGAAACACACCACAAAAGAGCTTCGTCCAGATGGCACTAAACGCAACTCTTTCCCTTCGGGGCACACGGCTACAGCGTTTGTTGCTGCAACCATCTTGCACAAAGAGTATGGACTTACGCGTAGCCCATGGTACAGCATAGCTGGGTATTCAGTTGCTACAGCAACGGGCATTTGCCGCATTTTGAACAACAGGCATTGGGTAAACGACGTGTTGGTTGGAGCGGGAATAGGCATTTTAGCCACAGACATTGGCTATGCCCTGGGTGACCTGATATTCAAGGATAAAGGCCTGAGGCGAAGCAATCTGGAAGATATTACGCCCAACATCTCAAACCGACCCTCATTTTTTGCCATCAACATAGACATGGCAGCCAGGATGCAACGCTTTAAAGCACCAGAAGTATACGACCACTATGATGAGAACATGCAACCCTATGCTCCTGGCAGCACGCAAGGCTCGAGCCATCCTTTAGGCTTGAAACTGAACTTAGGTGCCAGCATAGGCGTAGCGGTTGAGAGTGCTTATTTCTTGAATGATTACATCGGAATAGGCGGAAGACTTCGCGTAACGACCATGCCTGTTACTTCTACCGTTGATTTGTCGCATGGGTTCAAATATAATATGTACGCACATGGCCTGCAAAATGATTTAAAAGAAAAATTCGTGAACTTCGTAGGACTGGAATCCAATCATGTGGGCATGTTCGATTTCAGTGCGGGTGCCTATTTCTCTTATCCCCTTACCAGCCGATTGCGCTTAGGCAGCAAGGTGCTGATTGGTAGAAGACACACGACTGACTATGACATCGATGCCATCGCCGATGTGGATGTTGAAGGTCTGCGCAATGCCCTTACTCCAATTTCCGCAAATGACAAACAATATTTTAAGAGCCCAGATGAAAAGGGAGAGCTGACAAGATGGTTGGATGACCTGGGCGATGGACGAGGCATCCATGATGGTAAGTTTTTAACGATTAAGTCGAACAAAACGCCCCTATACAGCACGGGGCTCTCCTTGACGTGGGCCTACAAGCATGGCATGTCGTTCAAGACAAATCTTAATTATGACTACGCTGAACCTGAATACACCTATGAACTGAGGAACCGTGTTCAAGAATCACAGGATGGCACACGGACTTATCTTACTGACACCTTTAAACGTCGGACTCCCATGCACCAACCCAGTTTTTCATTCGGTATGGCATTTAATTTTTAA
- a CDS encoding DUF4230 domain-containing protein, whose amino-acid sequence MDTIPTMVMQIQKCSKLYTTEVHVHKIVTHDDQLKLNGSFMKKDFSVNLPLGRRKIAIPMDATLKAYIDFSNFSEENVQKKGQKIEIILPDPRVTLTSTRINHEEIKQYVALTRSNFSDEELASYGQQGRNAIINDINSLGIIDLARESAARTLIPMIEQMGYREEDITISFRKQFTLEDIKTLLDKTTIEHGNK is encoded by the coding sequence ATGGACACGATTCCAACCATGGTGATGCAGATACAAAAGTGTTCTAAACTATATACCACTGAAGTGCATGTTCACAAGATTGTTACGCATGACGACCAGCTGAAGCTCAACGGTTCTTTCATGAAGAAAGATTTTAGTGTCAACCTTCCGTTGGGCAGACGGAAGATTGCCATCCCGATGGATGCCACCCTGAAAGCATACATCGATTTCAGTAATTTCAGCGAAGAGAACGTGCAAAAGAAGGGACAAAAAATTGAGATTATCTTGCCGGATCCTCGGGTGACACTCACGTCAACTCGCATCAATCATGAAGAAATCAAACAGTATGTAGCACTCACTCGCAGCAACTTCTCTGACGAAGAACTCGCCAGTTACGGTCAACAAGGGCGTAATGCCATCATCAATGACATCAATTCACTGGGCATTATCGACCTGGCTCGTGAAAGTGCTGCCCGCACTTTGATACCGATGATTGAGCAAATGGGGTATCGTGAGGAAGACATCACCATCTCTTTCCGAAAACAATTCACATTGGAAGACATCAAGACTCTTCTTGACAAAACAACGATTGAACATGGAAACAAATAA
- a CDS encoding phosphoribosylanthranilate isomerase, producing MKIKVCGMRDTDNIRAVSALDINMMGFNFIPHSPRYVEMISSMAGIIPDYSEERLAKGMQKQEPQSVANRIERVGVFADDMPQTIVTRVYNYSLDYVQLNGNESRVMIENLLRTLKPDIQPNIKIIKTLSISSQQDLEQCKEFEGVVDQFLFVPSFDEEEFQGKKPDWSVFEKYEGTTPFLLGGGIGPEDAQRIKQFNHPLFAGVNLNRCFETAPGVKDVEMLCTFIQEIRS from the coding sequence ATGAAAATAAAAGTGTGCGGTATGCGTGATACCGACAACATTCGCGCCGTATCAGCCTTAGACATCAACATGATGGGCTTCAACTTCATTCCCCATTCTCCTCGTTATGTGGAGATGATTAGCAGCATGGCCGGCATCATACCCGATTATAGTGAAGAACGCTTGGCCAAAGGAATGCAAAAGCAGGAGCCACAGTCTGTTGCTAATCGTATTGAGCGGGTAGGCGTGTTCGCTGACGATATGCCGCAGACCATCGTGACACGCGTCTACAATTACAGTCTTGATTACGTTCAATTGAACGGAAACGAAAGCAGGGTGATGATAGAGAACCTGCTTCGTACGCTCAAACCCGATATCCAACCGAATATCAAGATTATCAAGACCTTGTCCATATCATCCCAACAAGATTTGGAACAGTGTAAAGAGTTTGAGGGAGTGGTCGACCAGTTTCTTTTCGTTCCGTCTTTCGATGAAGAGGAATTCCAAGGTAAGAAGCCCGACTGGTCAGTCTTTGAGAAGTACGAGGGTACTACGCCATTCTTGTTAGGAGGCGGCATTGGCCCCGAAGATGCACAACGCATCAAGCAGTTCAATCATCCTTTGTTCGCAGGTGTTAACTTGAATCGTTGTTTCGAGACAGCGCCTGGTGTGAAAGATGTAGAGATGCTATGTACATTTATCCAAGAAATACGGTCGTAG
- a CDS encoding IS4 family transposase, which yields MFQDKYVFAQLTAFLNRTQFNNYVRKYDGNRYVKHFTCWNQLLAMMFGQLSNRESLRDLIVAFEAHRAKQYHLGLGRKPIAKTTFASANQNRDYRIFEDFAFYMMEQARKKRVTDVFKLKGNVYAFDSTTIPLCLSVFWWAKFRKKKGGIKAHVLYDLESQVPAFFHISTASIYDSNSMKEIPYESGSYYVFDRGYNAFKELFKIHQHESFFVVRAKKNLQYKCCKWRRRLPKNILTDAVIEFIEYNSYRKYPEKLRLVKFYDEEQDREFAFLTNAFHLTAPEIANLYKNRWQIELFFKWLKQHLKIKKFWGTTENAVRIQISSAIIAYCLVAIVQHDFQLKRSTYEVLQILSISLMDKTPLVDLFERTDFNNVKELDCPLFPGLFD from the coding sequence ATGTTCCAAGACAAATACGTTTTTGCCCAGCTCACCGCTTTTTTGAACAGAACTCAGTTTAACAACTATGTTCGCAAGTATGATGGAAACCGCTATGTGAAGCATTTCACTTGTTGGAATCAGTTGCTTGCTATGATGTTTGGTCAACTGAGTAATCGAGAGAGTTTGCGAGATTTGATAGTTGCTTTTGAAGCACATAGAGCAAAGCAATACCATCTTGGATTAGGGCGTAAGCCTATTGCGAAAACGACATTTGCTTCAGCCAATCAGAATCGTGACTACCGTATCTTTGAAGACTTTGCTTTCTATATGATGGAGCAAGCCAGAAAGAAACGGGTAACGGATGTCTTCAAGTTGAAAGGCAATGTGTATGCCTTCGACTCAACGACAATTCCTTTGTGTTTGTCAGTCTTCTGGTGGGCAAAGTTCCGTAAGAAGAAGGGAGGGATAAAAGCACATGTGTTATATGACCTCGAATCTCAGGTTCCTGCTTTCTTCCATATCTCTACAGCATCCATTTACGACTCAAATTCCATGAAGGAAATTCCTTATGAATCAGGTTCTTACTATGTATTCGACCGTGGATATAATGCATTCAAGGAACTTTTCAAAATACATCAGCATGAATCGTTCTTTGTTGTGCGAGCCAAGAAGAATCTGCAATACAAATGCTGTAAATGGAGACGCAGGTTGCCAAAGAATATATTGACAGATGCTGTAATTGAATTCATTGAATACAATTCATACCGAAAGTATCCAGAGAAACTCAGACTCGTCAAATTCTATGATGAAGAACAAGACAGGGAGTTTGCTTTCCTAACCAATGCCTTTCATCTTACAGCACCTGAAATCGCCAATCTTTACAAGAATAGATGGCAGATAGAGCTGTTCTTCAAATGGCTAAAGCAGCACCTCAAGATCAAGAAGTTTTGGGGTACTACAGAGAATGCTGTGAGAATCCAAATTTCATCGGCAATCATAGCCTATTGCCTTGTTGCTATCGTACAACATGATTTTCAACTTAAGCGATCGACTTATGAGGTTCTTCAGATTCTAAGTATTTCGCTTATGGATAAGACACCACTCGTAGATCTCTTCGAAAGGACTGATTTCAATAATGTCAAAGAACTCGATTGTCCCCTCTTTCCGGGGTTATTTGATTAA
- a CDS encoding porin family protein, protein MKKSVFSLLFILFPLWLFAQVGNYRNEFAVGVNGGYVLSNVGFVPKVTQGLHGGMTGGLTLRYASEKYFKTICSIYAEVNYTQGGWKENIVDLKDQPVVNSETGLAEEYSRTINYIQVPVFAHLAWGKEGRGFQFFFQAGPQFGYMLNESTSVNFDLDHANMNDRANKETTQYSMPVEHKFDYGIVAGIGVEYSLPKLGHILLDARYYYGLANIYGDTKRDYFAKSNLSNIVVKLSYLFDITKTNLKK, encoded by the coding sequence ATGAAAAAGTCGGTATTTTCTCTACTGTTCATCTTGTTTCCTTTGTGGCTTTTTGCCCAAGTAGGGAACTATCGTAACGAGTTTGCTGTGGGCGTTAATGGCGGCTATGTCCTCAGTAATGTCGGCTTCGTACCCAAAGTTACGCAAGGCTTACATGGTGGTATGACGGGAGGACTCACGTTGCGTTATGCTTCAGAGAAGTATTTCAAGACCATTTGCTCTATTTATGCCGAGGTGAACTATACACAAGGTGGATGGAAAGAAAACATCGTTGACTTGAAGGATCAACCAGTTGTGAACAGTGAAACAGGCCTCGCTGAGGAATATAGCAGAACCATCAATTATATACAAGTACCCGTTTTCGCCCATTTGGCATGGGGAAAAGAGGGTAGAGGCTTTCAATTTTTCTTTCAAGCTGGTCCCCAGTTCGGTTATATGCTGAATGAAAGTACCAGCGTAAACTTTGACTTGGACCATGCAAACATGAATGACAGAGCTAATAAAGAGACAACACAATATAGCATGCCCGTGGAACACAAGTTTGATTATGGAATTGTAGCGGGCATCGGCGTGGAGTATTCGTTGCCTAAGTTGGGTCATATCTTACTTGATGCGCGTTATTATTATGGTTTGGCAAATATCTATGGCGATACCAAGAGAGATTATTTTGCCAAGTCCAACTTGTCTAATATCGTCGTGAAGCTATCTTATCTTTTTGATATAACTAAAACCAATTTAAAAAAATAA
- the rpe gene encoding ribulose-phosphate 3-epimerase → MKNILISPSLLSADFTNIKSDVEMINRSEADWLHMDVMDGVFVPNISFGFPVISAVSKICKKPLDVHLMIVQPERYIEQTAKAGAYIMSVQYEACTHLHRTIQQIHAAGMKAGVVLNPSTPVHLLEDIICDVDLVLLMSVNPGFGGQTFIENTINKVKRLRKLIDEYGSKALIEVDGGVQGETAPRLVQAGADVLVSGSYVFKSENPENTIKQLKTLSASQESEE, encoded by the coding sequence ATGAAGAACATTCTTATTTCTCCCTCACTCCTATCGGCTGACTTTACAAACATCAAGTCAGACGTCGAAATGATTAACCGCAGTGAGGCCGACTGGCTTCACATGGATGTCATGGATGGTGTGTTTGTACCAAACATTTCATTTGGTTTTCCCGTCATCAGTGCCGTCTCGAAAATCTGTAAGAAGCCGCTCGACGTTCACTTGATGATTGTACAACCCGAGCGATACATCGAACAAACGGCCAAGGCTGGGGCCTATATTATGTCTGTTCAATACGAAGCATGTACCCATCTGCACCGTACTATTCAGCAAATCCATGCGGCTGGCATGAAAGCCGGCGTGGTATTGAACCCTTCCACGCCCGTTCATCTGCTGGAAGACATCATCTGTGACGTTGACTTGGTACTGCTTATGAGCGTCAACCCTGGCTTTGGTGGACAAACATTCATCGAGAATACCATCAACAAGGTGAAACGCCTCCGCAAACTCATAGATGAATACGGATCTAAAGCTCTTATTGAGGTTGATGGAGGTGTACAGGGAGAAACCGCTCCGCGACTTGTTCAAGCAGGAGCAGACGTACTGGTGAGTGGTAGCTATGTATTCAAATCAGAGAATCCAGAGAATACCATTAAACAGTTAAAGACACTTTCTGCAAGCCAAGAAAGTGAAGAATGA
- a CDS encoding peptide MFS transporter: MFENQPKGLFALALANTGERFGYYTMIAVFVLFLRANFGLDPGTAGMIYSVFLGLVYFLPLVGGVLADKFGFGKMVTIGIVVMFLGYLFLSIPLGGETFALLVMLLALLFISFGTGLFKGNLQVMVGNLYDDPKYADKRDSAFSIFYMAINIGALFAPTAAVRIKEWAESVGYAENDAYHFSFAVACVSLIISMAIYYGFRSTFRHVEGNGTAAKTDDGKAIETEELSKKDVRDRVVALLLVFAVVIFFWMSFHQNGLTLTYFANEFTQKTSSGVQSMAFDVVNLVMIIFIVYAGFSFFQSKTQKAKGISLAVIVAAIAVLIYKYTQVEGAIDVSAPIFQQFNPFYVVALTPVSMAIFGSLAAKGKEPSAPRKIAYGMVIAAFAYTIMIVGSQGLLTPNEQALAAEAGTASYASANWLISTYLVLTFGELLLSPMGISFVSKVAPPKLKGAMMGGWFAATAIGNLLVSVGGYLWGDLPVWAVWSVFIGVCLLSALFMFSVMKRLEKVC, translated from the coding sequence ATGTTTGAAAATCAACCTAAAGGCCTTTTTGCTTTGGCACTGGCCAACACCGGCGAACGATTTGGTTATTACACCATGATTGCCGTGTTTGTATTGTTTTTAAGAGCTAACTTTGGATTAGATCCTGGTACGGCTGGTATGATTTACAGTGTGTTCCTTGGACTGGTTTACTTCCTTCCACTGGTGGGTGGTGTGCTTGCCGACAAGTTCGGTTTTGGCAAGATGGTCACCATTGGCATCGTGGTGATGTTCCTGGGTTACCTGTTCTTATCCATCCCATTGGGCGGTGAGACGTTTGCGCTCTTAGTAATGTTACTGGCTTTGCTGTTCATCAGCTTTGGTACAGGCTTGTTCAAAGGCAACTTGCAAGTAATGGTAGGTAATCTTTACGATGATCCGAAGTATGCCGACAAGCGCGATTCAGCTTTCTCCATCTTCTACATGGCTATCAATATTGGTGCTTTGTTCGCACCAACGGCAGCCGTCCGAATCAAGGAGTGGGCCGAGTCTGTTGGCTATGCCGAGAACGATGCTTACCATTTCTCTTTTGCTGTAGCATGTGTATCCTTGATTATTTCTATGGCTATTTATTACGGTTTCCGTTCAACGTTCCGTCATGTGGAAGGAAATGGCACGGCAGCCAAGACAGACGATGGTAAAGCTATCGAGACCGAAGAGTTGAGCAAAAAAGATGTAAGGGATAGAGTAGTGGCATTGTTGTTGGTGTTTGCAGTGGTTATTTTCTTCTGGATGTCATTCCACCAGAACGGACTTACCCTGACTTACTTTGCCAATGAGTTTACTCAAAAGACTTCTTCTGGCGTTCAGAGCATGGCTTTCGATGTGGTGAATCTTGTGATGATTATCTTTATCGTCTATGCAGGATTCTCATTCTTCCAGTCAAAAACACAGAAAGCTAAGGGAATCTCTTTAGCCGTCATCGTGGCAGCAATCGCTGTGTTGATTTATAAGTACACACAAGTAGAGGGAGCTATTGATGTGAGTGCGCCTATTTTCCAACAATTCAATCCATTCTATGTTGTAGCGTTGACACCAGTCAGCATGGCTATCTTTGGTTCGTTGGCAGCCAAGGGCAAAGAACCTTCGGCTCCACGCAAGATAGCTTATGGTATGGTGATTGCGGCATTTGCCTATACCATCATGATTGTTGGCTCACAAGGCTTGCTTACTCCTAATGAACAGGCGTTAGCTGCCGAGGCAGGAACAGCCAGTTACGCATCTGCCAACTGGTTGATTAGTACTTATCTCGTGCTGACGTTTGGTGAATTGTTGTTAAGTCCAATGGGTATCAGCTTTGTGAGTAAGGTTGCACCTCCTAAACTCAAGGGTGCCATGATGGGCGGATGGTTTGCTGCTACCGCCATTGGTAACTTGTTGGTGAGCGTAGGTGGATACCTTTGGGGTGACTTACCAGTATGGGCTGTTTGGTCTGTATTCATTGGAGTCTGCTTACTCTCTGCTTTGTTCATGTTCTCTGTAATGAAGCGATTGGAGAAAGTTTGTTAG
- a CDS encoding sodium-translocating pyrophosphatase yields the protein MNIPFIFWLVPVASVVALSMAWYFFQSMMKYDEGTPRMREIAQHVRRGAMAYLKQQYTVVLYVFIALAILFAFMAYVLKIQNPWVPVAFLTGGLFSGLCGFFGMKTATYASGRTANAARKSLNQGLQIAFRSGAVMGLVVVGLGLLDIAMWFILLTYLYHGSNMALVTVTTTMLTFGMGASTQALFARVGGGIYTKAADVGADLVGKVEQDIPEDDPRNPATIADNVGDNVGDVAGMGADLYESYCGSILSTAALGATAFVASGDMQLKAVVAPMIIAAVGIFLSLIGIFLVRTKEEATMKDLLKSLSLGTNVAAVLIAIATFLILYFLGITNWLGVSFSVVTGLAAGVIIGQATEYYTSHSYKPTKEIAASSQTGAATVIIKGIGTGMISTCIPVVTISVAIMLSYLCANGFDLSMSAESISHGLYGIGIAAVGMLSTLGITLATDAYGPIADNAGGNAEMSELGEEVRERTDALDALGNTTAATGKGFAIGSAALTALALLASYIEEVKIAMVRMVDEGHQFVNAAGNVFTPNTATMSDFMDFFQVNLMNPRVLVGAFIGAMAAYLFCGLTMGAVGRAAGAMVDEVRRQFREIKGILEGKATPDYGRCVEISTKSAQREMLLPSILAIAIPIVVGIVLGVAGVLGLLVGGLSAGFTLAIFMANAGGAWDNAKKMVEEGNFGGKGSACHKATVVGDTVGDPFKDTSGPSLNILIKLMSMVSIVMAGLTAALI from the coding sequence ATGAACATTCCATTTATTTTCTGGCTTGTGCCAGTAGCCTCCGTGGTTGCACTATCCATGGCATGGTACTTCTTCCAAAGCATGATGAAGTATGATGAAGGCACACCTCGTATGCGAGAAATTGCACAACATGTGCGCAGAGGCGCCATGGCGTACCTCAAACAACAGTACACTGTGGTGCTGTATGTATTTATCGCATTAGCTATCCTGTTTGCTTTTATGGCTTACGTGCTCAAAATTCAAAATCCATGGGTACCGGTTGCGTTCCTCACTGGAGGTTTATTTAGCGGACTCTGTGGTTTCTTTGGTATGAAAACCGCCACTTATGCATCGGGTAGAACCGCCAATGCAGCTCGCAAGAGCTTAAATCAGGGTCTGCAGATAGCCTTCCGGTCGGGCGCAGTCATGGGACTCGTTGTGGTTGGTTTAGGTCTGTTGGACATTGCCATGTGGTTTATACTCCTCACCTATCTTTATCATGGCAGCAACATGGCACTGGTTACCGTCACTACAACAATGCTGACCTTCGGCATGGGTGCCTCTACACAAGCGCTGTTTGCACGTGTTGGAGGAGGTATCTACACCAAAGCAGCCGATGTAGGTGCTGACTTGGTGGGCAAGGTAGAACAAGATATTCCTGAAGACGACCCTCGAAATCCCGCTACTATTGCCGACAATGTAGGCGATAACGTGGGCGACGTTGCTGGTATGGGTGCTGACCTCTATGAAAGTTATTGCGGAAGTATCTTGTCTACGGCTGCATTAGGTGCCACAGCCTTTGTGGCAAGCGGTGACATGCAACTCAAAGCCGTGGTAGCTCCTATGATTATTGCGGCAGTAGGTATTTTCTTGAGCCTGATTGGTATTTTCTTGGTACGTACCAAAGAAGAAGCAACGATGAAAGACTTGCTGAAGTCTTTGAGCCTTGGTACCAATGTTGCTGCGGTACTTATTGCCATTGCTACCTTCCTCATCTTGTATTTCTTGGGCATCACCAACTGGTTGGGCGTTAGCTTCTCAGTAGTAACAGGTCTAGCAGCAGGTGTCATCATTGGTCAAGCCACCGAATATTACACCTCACACAGTTACAAGCCCACCAAAGAGATTGCAGCTTCTTCGCAAACAGGTGCAGCAACCGTCATCATCAAAGGTATTGGCACGGGAATGATTAGTACTTGCATTCCTGTAGTAACCATATCTGTTGCCATTATGTTGAGCTACCTCTGTGCCAACGGTTTTGATTTGAGTATGAGTGCCGAATCTATCAGTCATGGACTGTATGGTATTGGCATTGCAGCAGTAGGCATGCTATCTACCCTGGGCATTACCTTGGCTACAGATGCCTATGGACCCATTGCTGACAATGCAGGTGGTAACGCTGAAATGAGCGAACTGGGTGAAGAGGTGAGAGAACGCACCGATGCACTCGACGCATTGGGTAACACCACAGCAGCTACCGGTAAGGGCTTTGCCATCGGCTCAGCTGCACTGACAGCCTTGGCGCTTTTGGCATCCTATATAGAAGAGGTGAAAATAGCCATGGTCAGAATGGTAGACGAGGGTCATCAATTTGTAAATGCCGCCGGCAATGTATTTACACCAAACACGGCAACCATGTCAGATTTCATGGACTTCTTCCAAGTGAACCTCATGAACCCACGCGTTTTGGTAGGTGCTTTCATTGGTGCCATGGCTGCTTACCTGTTCTGCGGACTCACCATGGGTGCTGTAGGTAGAGCGGCAGGTGCGATGGTTGATGAAGTAAGACGCCAATTTAGAGAAATCAAGGGTATATTGGAAGGCAAAGCTACCCCAGATTATGGACGCTGTGTAGAGATTAGTACCAAGTCGGCACAACGCGAGATGCTGTTACCATCCATATTGGCTATAGCCATTCCTATCGTTGTTGGCATCGTATTAGGTGTCGCAGGAGTGTTAGGTTTGTTAGTAGGCGGATTGTCTGCAGGCTTCACACTGGCCATATTCATGGCAAACGCAGGTGGCGCATGGGATAATGCCAAGAAGATGGTTGAGGAAGGTAACTTCGGTGGCAAGGGCTCGGCATGTCATAAGGCTACTGTCGTTGGCGATACCGTAGGTGATCCTTTCAAAGACACAAGCGGACCAAGCTTAAATATTCTGATTAAGTTGATGTCTATGGTCAGCATCGTGATGGCTGGACTAACAGCTGCTCTGATTTAA
- a CDS encoding DUF4230 domain-containing protein yields the protein METNNNKRHNLLNRLSKTSGKVVFSIIIILLLVGIVLVYLNKDNRLALSKDDKINITPTQIQSIRDIGQWEFLTINNEEIIDTVRHGFFGDAELVRIYYGTLRLGIDLQDAGEDFIEPKGDSIVVMLPPVKLLDHNFIDEARTKSFFEKGEWKAKDRDDLYQRAYQAMIDRCLTTPNIKSAERNASRQFYQLMKSMGFENVIIRNKPYTKEKRNQ from the coding sequence ATGGAAACAAATAACAATAAAAGGCACAACTTGCTCAACCGCTTGTCCAAGACATCAGGGAAGGTTGTTTTTTCCATCATTATCATCTTGCTATTGGTGGGCATCGTGTTGGTGTATCTCAATAAAGACAATAGGCTTGCTCTGTCAAAGGATGACAAAATCAATATCACCCCCACGCAGATACAGAGCATTCGTGACATCGGACAATGGGAGTTTCTAACCATCAACAACGAAGAAATCATCGATACCGTTAGGCATGGCTTCTTCGGTGACGCCGAATTGGTTCGTATTTATTATGGTACTTTGCGACTGGGGATTGATTTACAAGATGCAGGTGAAGATTTTATAGAGCCTAAGGGAGATTCTATCGTCGTTATGTTACCACCCGTCAAGCTGTTGGATCACAACTTTATTGACGAGGCTCGCACCAAGTCTTTCTTTGAAAAAGGCGAGTGGAAGGCTAAAGATCGTGACGATCTTTACCAAAGAGCCTACCAAGCTATGATTGACCGATGCTTGACAACCCCAAACATCAAGAGTGCAGAGCGCAACGCCTCACGCCAGTTCTACCAGTTGATGAAATCCATGGGATTTGAGAATGTCATCATTCGCAATAAGCCATATACAAAAGAAAAGCGCAATCAATAA